One Etheostoma cragini isolate CJK2018 chromosome 18, CSU_Ecrag_1.0, whole genome shotgun sequence DNA window includes the following coding sequences:
- the LOC117961171 gene encoding G2/M phase-specific E3 ubiquitin-protein ligase-like isoform X2: MRSIRDGDLLVQDIVMFQGPFQRLCEGLKTLGVLDQIRQHPDSFRPLFCYEPNTLTADQVEDLFSIHLSPEGSNKRAAEEMVITFWRDYLQDAEEEGPSKLEKILAFTTGASVQFIHKGDDGFSTSMFPLANTCVNCIKLPLHVSYQLFKEKFDFALGNTYGFGRA; the protein is encoded by the exons ATGCGGTCGATAAGAGACGGGGATCTGCTGGTACAAGACATTGTCATGTTTCAAGGGCCATTTCAAAG ACTCTGTGAAGGACTGAAAACTCTTGGGGTTCTGGACCAAATACGACAACATCCAGACAGCTTCAGACCCCTGTTCTGCTATGAGCCAAACACACTGACTGCTGACCAGGTGGAGGATCTTTTCAGCATTCATCTCTCTCCAGAAGGGAGCAACAAGAGAGCTGCTGAAGAGATGGTCATCACTTTCTGGAGGGACTATCTCCAAGATGCAGAAG aagaagggccATCCAAACTAGAGAAGATATTGGCCTTCACAACTGGAGCA TCTGTCCAGTTCATACACAAAGGAGATGATGGCTTCTCTACATCAATGTTCCCTCTTGCCAACACATGTGTTAACTGCATCAAGTTGCCACTGCATGTGTCTTACCAACTATTCAAGGAGAAGTTTGACTTTGCATTAGGAAACACATATGGGTTTGGCAGGGCGTGA
- the LOC117961171 gene encoding G2/M phase-specific E3 ubiquitin-protein ligase-like isoform X1 has product MRSIRDGDLLVQDIVMFQGPFQRLCEGLKTLGVLDQIRQHPDSFRPLFCYEPNTLTADQVEDLFSIHLSPEGSNKRAAEEMVITFWRDYLQDAEEEEGPSKLEKILAFTTGASVQFIHKGDDGFSTSMFPLANTCVNCIKLPLHVSYQLFKEKFDFALGNTYGFGRA; this is encoded by the exons ATGCGGTCGATAAGAGACGGGGATCTGCTGGTACAAGACATTGTCATGTTTCAAGGGCCATTTCAAAG ACTCTGTGAAGGACTGAAAACTCTTGGGGTTCTGGACCAAATACGACAACATCCAGACAGCTTCAGACCCCTGTTCTGCTATGAGCCAAACACACTGACTGCTGACCAGGTGGAGGATCTTTTCAGCATTCATCTCTCTCCAGAAGGGAGCAACAAGAGAGCTGCTGAAGAGATGGTCATCACTTTCTGGAGGGACTATCTCCAAGATGCAGAAG aagaagaagggccATCCAAACTAGAGAAGATATTGGCCTTCACAACTGGAGCA TCTGTCCAGTTCATACACAAAGGAGATGATGGCTTCTCTACATCAATGTTCCCTCTTGCCAACACATGTGTTAACTGCATCAAGTTGCCACTGCATGTGTCTTACCAACTATTCAAGGAGAAGTTTGACTTTGCATTAGGAAACACATATGGGTTTGGCAGGGCGTGA